From Topomyia yanbarensis strain Yona2022 chromosome 1, ASM3024719v1, whole genome shotgun sequence, one genomic window encodes:
- the LOC131690547 gene encoding uncharacterized protein LOC131690547 isoform X2 — MVIALWRGALTEINNSPRNTNVHRYLATGDSQKTISFSYRVGASTVHQIVHETCRVITEKMLDEAMPKPTEEMWKTIAKDFYTMWNFPLCLGALDGKHVTIRAPAKSGSLYFNYKKNFSIVLLALVDAHANFIAVDVGSYGKNSDGGIFAKSNIGKCLEQNKFFVPENTCLPGTNQSAPYVIVGDEAFPLKTYLLRPYPGQDLDEKKRVYNYRLSRARRTSENSFGILASWCRMYHRTIHANPENVDNMILASCILHNFIRRFHGVTPAYQTSNSTDTTELATSFKHLPAQGGNASKNAFQTREVFKEYFSSNVGAVPWQ, encoded by the exons ATGGTGATTGCGCTCTGGCGAGGTGCTTTGACCGAAATCAACAATAGCCCGCGTAATACCAACGTTCACAG ATATTTAGCAACGGGAGATTCGCAGAAAACCATATCATTTAGCTACAGGGTAGGTGCTAGTACCGTCCACCAGATTGTCCACGAGACATGCCGAGTGATTACAGAGAAGATGTTGGATGAGGCAATGCCGAAACCCACGGAAGAGATGTGGAAGACAATTGCAAAAGATTTCTACACGATGTGGAATTTCCCACTGTGTCTGGGCGCATTAGACGGAAAGCATGTTACGATTCGGGCTCCAGCAAAGAGTGGttctttatattttaattacAAAAAGAATTTCTCGATTGTGCTCCTTGCTCTTGTGGATGCTCATGCTAACTTTATTGCTGTTGACGTTGGAAGCTATGGAAAAAACAGCGACGGTGGAATTTTCGCTAAATCAAATATTGGAAAATGTCTcgagcaaaacaaatttttcgtGCCAGAAAATACATGTTTACCAGGTACAAACCAATCAGCCCCGTACGTAATCGTTGGCGATGAGGCTTTTCCTCTAAAAACATATCTTCTGCGACCGTACCCGGGGCAAGACCTCGACGAAAAGAAGCGTGTGTATAACTACCGTTTGAGTCGCGCTAGAAGAACTTCGGAAAATTCATTCGGAATACTCGCGTCGTGGTGCAGAATGTATCATCGCACAATACATGCAAATCCAGAAAATGTGGACAATATGATTCTGGCTAGCTGTATTCTTCACAATTTTATAAGAAGATTTCACGGTGTCACTCCAGCATACCAAACATCCAATTCAACGGATACAACGGAGTTGGCAACTAGTTTCAAACATCTTCCAGCTCAAGGAGGAAACGCTAGCAAGAATGCTTTCCAAACTCGCGAAGTATTTAAAGAATACTTCAGTTCAAATGTTGGGGCTGTACCGTGGCAATAG
- the LOC131690547 gene encoding uncharacterized protein LOC131690547 isoform X1, giving the protein MSGFSDENLAVIAIILDEEENAKRKKRTWVDKIWKNRFTEGEYWAIFNELEEDPKRFHEYFRMSQDAFNLLLGKLEPFIKKQDTFFRMAIPPRERLAICLRYLATGDSQKTISFSYRVGASTVHQIVHETCRVITEKMLDEAMPKPTEEMWKTIAKDFYTMWNFPLCLGALDGKHVTIRAPAKSGSLYFNYKKNFSIVLLALVDAHANFIAVDVGSYGKNSDGGIFAKSNIGKCLEQNKFFVPENTCLPGTNQSAPYVIVGDEAFPLKTYLLRPYPGQDLDEKKRVYNYRLSRARRTSENSFGILASWCRMYHRTIHANPENVDNMILASCILHNFIRRFHGVTPAYQTSNSTDTTELATSFKHLPAQGGNASKNAFQTREVFKEYFSSNVGAVPWQ; this is encoded by the exons ATGTCGGGTTTTTCAGACGAAAATTTAGCCGTAATCGCTATTATTTTGGACGAAGAAGAGAAtgcgaaaaggaaaaaaaggacATGGGTggacaaaatttggaaaaaccgATTCACAGAAGGAGAGTATTGGGCAATTTTTAATGAGCTTGAAGAGGACCCAAAACGATTTCACGAATACTTCCGGATGTCGCAGGATGCGTTCAACTTGCTGCTCGGAAAACTGGAACCATTTATAAAAAAGCAAGACACCTTTTTTAGGATGGCCATTCCGCCAAGGGAAAGGCTAGCGATTTGTTTAAG ATATTTAGCAACGGGAGATTCGCAGAAAACCATATCATTTAGCTACAGGGTAGGTGCTAGTACCGTCCACCAGATTGTCCACGAGACATGCCGAGTGATTACAGAGAAGATGTTGGATGAGGCAATGCCGAAACCCACGGAAGAGATGTGGAAGACAATTGCAAAAGATTTCTACACGATGTGGAATTTCCCACTGTGTCTGGGCGCATTAGACGGAAAGCATGTTACGATTCGGGCTCCAGCAAAGAGTGGttctttatattttaattacAAAAAGAATTTCTCGATTGTGCTCCTTGCTCTTGTGGATGCTCATGCTAACTTTATTGCTGTTGACGTTGGAAGCTATGGAAAAAACAGCGACGGTGGAATTTTCGCTAAATCAAATATTGGAAAATGTCTcgagcaaaacaaatttttcgtGCCAGAAAATACATGTTTACCAGGTACAAACCAATCAGCCCCGTACGTAATCGTTGGCGATGAGGCTTTTCCTCTAAAAACATATCTTCTGCGACCGTACCCGGGGCAAGACCTCGACGAAAAGAAGCGTGTGTATAACTACCGTTTGAGTCGCGCTAGAAGAACTTCGGAAAATTCATTCGGAATACTCGCGTCGTGGTGCAGAATGTATCATCGCACAATACATGCAAATCCAGAAAATGTGGACAATATGATTCTGGCTAGCTGTATTCTTCACAATTTTATAAGAAGATTTCACGGTGTCACTCCAGCATACCAAACATCCAATTCAACGGATACAACGGAGTTGGCAACTAGTTTCAAACATCTTCCAGCTCAAGGAGGAAACGCTAGCAAGAATGCTTTCCAAACTCGCGAAGTATTTAAAGAATACTTCAGTTCAAATGTTGGGGCTGTACCGTGGCAATAG